The nucleotide sequence TTCTTTTCTCTATTTGGCCGATTATGTTCCTTTTTTAGGATTTTTGATTACCCTAGGATCGGCCTATCGCTTGGCAAAGTTCAATATCGATGAAAACCAGGTTTCATCCTTTGTTGGGCTGCCCACTCCGGCGAATGCCCTTTTGATTCTTTCCTTGGCCTTAATATTACAGTATCAGAACAATGATGCCTTAAACGGTATTATTCTCAATCAATGGTTCTTGATTTTTATAACGGCCTTGAGTACTTATCTGTTGAATGCCAACATTCCGCTATTTGCCTTAAAGTTTAAGACATGGAGTTTTAAGGACAATGCCGTGCGCTATATTTTCTTAATCGTTAGTGCCGTGCTTTTGTTGACCTTGAAGTTTTTGGCCGTTCCTTGCATCATTGTGTTTTATGTGGTCGCCTCTTTGGTAGCAAATGTAGATGCCGTAAAGAACAGGTCTTAAAAATCGAGTTTCTTTTTACGCAATTCGAAGTTTTGCCCCAGGTAAACCTTACGTACCATTTCATCCGCGGCCAGGTCTTCGGGTATTCCCGATTTCAAGATGCCACCTTCGAACATAAGGTAGGATCTTTCGGTAATGGCCAAGGTTTCCTGAACGTTGTGGTCGGTAATGAGTATCCCGATGTTTTTGTCCTTTAGTTGGGCTACGATACGCTGAATATCCTCTACGGCCACGGGATCTACACCGGCAAAAGGTTCATCCAATAGAATGAATTTTGGGTCGGTAGCCAGTGCACGTGCTATTTCGGTACGCCTGCGTTCGCCACCCGAAAGTAAGTCGCCACGGCTTTTACGGATATGGCCCAAGCTGAACTCTTCAATAAGCGACTCCATTTTCATGAGTTGCTCTTTTTTGCTAAGCTTGGTAAGCTGTAGCACGCTAAGAATGTTCTTTTCAATACTCAGCTTCCTAAAAACGGAAGCTTCTTGCGCCAAGTAACCGATGCCGTTTTGGGCCCTCTTGTACATGGGGAAGTTGGTAATGTCGGTTCCGTCCAAATATATTTTTCCCCCGTTGGGCTTTATCAAACCGACGATCATATAAAAAGAAGTGGTTTTTCCGGCACCGTTAGGCCCGAGCAGGCCAATGATTTCCCCTTGGTTTACTTCCAAGGAAATACCCTTTACTACTTTTCGGCCCCGGTAGGCTTTCATTATATTTTCAGCTCTTAACTTCATTTTTATGGTTTCTTGTTTTAGGTTCCATCGGCCTTTGGTACATCTAATGAAGTACTAAAGAAACGGGAAACTTTTGAAACAGCCGTATATTTACGTTTTCTTTAACCCTTTTTCCTTTGCCTTTTTCTCGCGTTTGGCTTCGTTCTTCAATACTATTTTTGAGATGTAAATACTTACTTGGTATAAAATCAACACCGGTACCGCTACAATGATCTGACTGGTTACGTCTGGAGGGGTTATTACGGCGGAAAGAATCAGTACCACGACTAGGGCTATCTTTCTGTATTTTTTCAGTATTTCAGGGGTTACGATGCCTACCTTGGTTAAAAAGTAAATGATAATGGGCAGTTCAAAAAGTACCCCACAGGCTATTACCGCCGTTCTTACGGTG is from Zobellia galactanivorans and encodes:
- the lptB gene encoding LPS export ABC transporter ATP-binding protein encodes the protein MKLRAENIMKAYRGRKVVKGISLEVNQGEIIGLLGPNGAGKTTSFYMIVGLIKPNGGKIYLDGTDITNFPMYKRAQNGIGYLAQEASVFRKLSIEKNILSVLQLTKLSKKEQLMKMESLIEEFSLGHIRKSRGDLLSGGERRRTEIARALATDPKFILLDEPFAGVDPVAVEDIQRIVAQLKDKNIGILITDHNVQETLAITERSYLMFEGGILKSGIPEDLAADEMVRKVYLGQNFELRKKKLDF
- a CDS encoding CDP-alcohol phosphatidyltransferase family protein → MKKYIPNLITLLNVFCGCVATVFAVSNQLEMAALFVFLGIFFDFFDGLAARVLKVQSELGVQLDSLADMITSGLVPGIVMYQLLAMAMGGGWHTGDGVSFSFLYLADYVPFLGFLITLGSAYRLAKFNIDENQVSSFVGLPTPANALLILSLALILQYQNNDALNGIILNQWFLIFITALSTYLLNANIPLFALKFKTWSFKDNAVRYIFLIVSAVLLLTLKFLAVPCIIVFYVVASLVANVDAVKNRS